In the genome of Pirellulales bacterium, one region contains:
- a CDS encoding toxin-antitoxin system HicB family antitoxin: protein MKAATRVGGATGGGPADKRRAAKKTAGTRSAKARANDRPPPAASKRSVEVRAAEGLRFAKDLAGKGLDWLTIENALFGIGGKLTQLFPDVRERAALAGSRAYKELCELLDQERDEDGDPPGELADRLSTASGQTIVRMPRSLHAALLAEAEAEGVSLNQLCVSKLAMQLRCAAKLAR, encoded by the coding sequence ATGAAAGCAGCTACGCGGGTCGGCGGCGCCACGGGTGGCGGTCCGGCCGACAAGCGCCGGGCGGCGAAAAAAACGGCGGGCACAAGGTCGGCGAAAGCACGGGCAAATGACCGGCCGCCGCCCGCCGCGTCGAAAAGAAGCGTGGAGGTCCGGGCCGCCGAGGGGCTGCGATTCGCCAAGGACTTGGCGGGCAAGGGCCTCGATTGGCTAACGATTGAAAACGCATTGTTTGGTATCGGCGGCAAGCTGACGCAACTGTTTCCCGACGTTCGCGAACGCGCGGCGCTGGCCGGCAGCCGGGCCTACAAGGAGCTCTGCGAACTGCTCGACCAGGAGCGCGATGAGGATGGCGACCCGCCCGGCGAACTGGCCGACAGGCTGTCGACGGCGTCGGGGCAGACAATTGTGCGAATGCCGCGATCGCTGCACGCGGCCCTGCTGGCGGAGGCCGAGGCCGAAGGGGTCTCCTTAAACCAGCTTTGCGTTTCCAAGCTCGCGATGCAATTAAGGTGTGCCGCGAAACTCGCCAGATAG
- a CDS encoding NEW3 domain-containing protein has protein sequence MLASLLIVAAAGHMATVARHPDAVMLYQCGFEQNADEDYDHWPDGWTRRRGDGFPHYLPIEISPESPDEGGHSLRFDLDGGAATAYSPAIAIDPRYDYVLHASLKTRQLRYDRAWLSIVFLDQNRQPLETIESEKLGATEGWLPLRIGPVACSRPAARWAKIALHLEPVGQQDLHGAALFDDLWFAQMPRLTLQIAQPHLLYPVGEAVRVRCRVSGYHAAVPDAQIELSDAMGAMLANERLQLQPVASAPEASDPFSDLPKDFLVAEAGWTLPVSEPGYYRLRATVSHDQVDVYHHELRLAVAATVPRPEQGEFGWSLPTGEGTLTLTMLAQWANQSGIHWVKFPLWYDAKDQARVEAINWFADRLNAQGISLVGLLCDPPAETRRVLAIGPAAPVADLFAHPPGLWYPSLEPVMARLSLKVRWWQLGRDDDSSLSGVRSPQVTVARVKKQLDEIGQNSHVGVVWNWLDELPGGKHVPWSFVSRTSEPALAAGEIMDYLAATKTEETKPWLSLSPLDAEKYDTMTRSVDLVTRLVAAKEAGVEKIFFNDPLHAQSGLVRDDGSANELLLPWRTTVFALAGTRFLGRLQLAGGSENRVFARGDQLLAVLWNSHSTLEPVDFGARIQVTDVWGRVRQVESGPGGAPTVEVGPLPVFVSGLNEAVTRWRMSLVVGPERLPSVSGTPHQVRVQWRNYFDQSAGGKLKIVAPDGWRVTPDLIEMKTAAGESVRQNLEVVVPSTASCGRERLRFEFDVQAGGRHRFSVQRPIELGLGDVYLELATHLNAEGELQVDQRTINRTGEKLSFRCYLSAPDRRRMRAQVWKLPPGEDVLTYRLPAGAELLGQKLRVQAEEIGGKRRTLNYNFVAEP, from the coding sequence ATGCTTGCCTCTCTGCTGATTGTAGCGGCCGCCGGTCATATGGCTACCGTCGCGCGCCATCCCGACGCGGTCATGCTCTATCAATGCGGCTTCGAGCAGAACGCCGACGAAGATTACGACCATTGGCCCGACGGCTGGACGCGGCGCCGCGGAGACGGCTTTCCGCACTATCTGCCGATCGAAATCAGTCCCGAGTCGCCCGACGAGGGAGGCCACTCGTTGCGGTTCGATCTGGACGGAGGGGCGGCGACCGCTTACAGCCCGGCCATCGCCATCGACCCGCGGTACGATTATGTGCTGCACGCCAGCCTGAAAACGCGACAGCTTAGGTACGACCGGGCATGGCTGAGCATCGTCTTTCTCGATCAAAACCGGCAACCGCTGGAAACGATCGAGTCGGAAAAGCTCGGCGCCACCGAGGGCTGGCTTCCGCTGCGCATCGGCCCCGTCGCCTGTTCGCGTCCCGCGGCGCGCTGGGCAAAAATCGCTTTGCACCTGGAGCCGGTCGGACAACAAGACCTGCACGGCGCGGCGCTGTTCGACGACCTCTGGTTCGCACAGATGCCGCGGCTGACCTTGCAGATCGCCCAGCCGCACCTGCTCTATCCGGTGGGCGAAGCGGTCCGCGTCCGTTGTCGGGTGTCTGGCTACCATGCGGCTGTGCCTGACGCGCAAATCGAACTGAGCGACGCGATGGGAGCCATGCTGGCGAACGAGCGGTTGCAATTGCAGCCGGTGGCCAGCGCGCCGGAAGCCAGCGACCCATTCAGCGATCTGCCGAAAGACTTTCTGGTGGCCGAGGCCGGCTGGACGCTGCCCGTCAGCGAACCGGGCTATTATCGTCTGAGGGCGACGGTCTCGCACGACCAGGTGGATGTCTATCACCACGAGCTGCGTTTGGCCGTGGCCGCGACGGTCCCCCGACCCGAACAAGGCGAATTCGGCTGGAGTTTGCCCACCGGCGAAGGAACGCTGACGCTGACGATGCTGGCGCAGTGGGCCAACCAGTCGGGCATCCACTGGGTCAAGTTTCCGCTCTGGTACGACGCCAAAGACCAGGCCCGCGTCGAAGCGATCAACTGGTTTGCCGACCGGCTCAACGCCCAAGGAATCAGCCTCGTGGGGCTGTTGTGCGATCCGCCGGCCGAGACGCGGCGGGTGCTCGCCATTGGGCCCGCCGCCCCCGTCGCGGATCTGTTTGCTCACCCGCCGGGGCTGTGGTATCCGTCGCTGGAACCGGTGATGGCGAGGCTGTCGCTCAAGGTGCGCTGGTGGCAGTTGGGCCGCGACGACGACAGCAGCCTTTCGGGCGTGCGGAGCCCGCAGGTCACCGTGGCGCGCGTCAAGAAGCAGCTCGACGAGATCGGGCAAAATTCGCATGTGGGCGTCGTTTGGAACTGGCTCGATGAATTGCCCGGCGGAAAGCATGTTCCCTGGTCGTTTGTCTCGCGCACCTCGGAACCCGCTCTGGCCGCCGGCGAAATCATGGATTACCTGGCAGCGACCAAGACCGAGGAAACGAAGCCTTGGCTTTCGCTCAGTCCGCTCGACGCCGAGAAATACGACACGATGACGCGCTCCGTCGACCTGGTGACGCGCCTGGTGGCGGCCAAGGAAGCGGGCGTCGAAAAGATTTTTTTCAACGACCCTCTCCATGCTCAATCGGGCCTGGTGCGCGACGACGGCAGTGCCAACGAGCTGTTGCTTCCCTGGCGGACGACGGTTTTCGCCTTGGCGGGCACGCGGTTCTTGGGCCGCTTGCAGCTCGCGGGCGGCAGCGAAAACCGCGTTTTTGCGCGCGGCGACCAGTTGCTGGCCGTGCTCTGGAACAGCCATTCGACCCTCGAACCGGTCGATTTCGGAGCGCGAATCCAGGTGACCGATGTCTGGGGCCGTGTCCGGCAGGTGGAAAGCGGACCGGGCGGCGCGCCGACCGTCGAGGTCGGTCCCTTGCCCGTCTTTGTTTCCGGCCTGAACGAAGCCGTCACCCGCTGGCGGATGTCGCTGGTAGTGGGTCCCGAACGGTTGCCGAGCGTGTCGGGGACGCCGCACCAGGTGCGCGTCCAGTGGCGGAACTACTTCGACCAGTCGGCCGGCGGGAAGTTGAAGATCGTCGCTCCCGACGGTTGGCGCGTGACGCCGGACCTGATCGAAATGAAAACCGCGGCCGGTGAAAGCGTCCGCCAAAACTTGGAAGTGGTCGTTCCCTCGACGGCGAGCTGCGGCCGCGAACGGCTGCGGTTCGAGTTCGACGTGCAAGCCGGAGGACGCCACCGGTTCAGCGTGCAGCGGCCGATTGAACTGGGCCTGGGCGACGTCTACCTGGAGCTGGCCACGCATCTGAACGCCGAGGGCGAGCTGCAGGTCGATCAGCGCACGATCAATCGCACCGGCGAAAAACTCAGTTTTCGTTGCTATCTCAGCGCTCCCGACCGGCGGCGGATGCGGGCCCAGGTGTGGAAGCTGCCGCCGGGCGAAGACGTGCTCACCTACCGCTTGCCCGCCGGTGCCGAATTGCTGGGCCAGAAGCTGCGCGTGCAGGCGGAAGAGATCGGCGGCAAACGACGGACCTTGAACTACAACTTCGTGGCCGAGCCTTAG
- a CDS encoding sugar phosphate isomerase/epimerase, which yields MPAIRVAVQARSARTALKRLLPLAKQWGAVAIELDARGDAHPQELSQTGRRQLRKLFDDFELRVAAVGFRTRRGYDVTDDLDRRVEATKAAMKLAYDLGASWVVNQVGRVPEKADGPRWQTLVEVLTDLGTYAQRAGALLAAETGSESAGDLARLLAALPAGTVGVTLNPGALIINGFSPLEAVTALGSQIVYVHAQDGVRDLAQGRGIEVQLGRGASDFPALLGALEEHNYRGDWTVVREKAENPLEELGQAVSFLKSL from the coding sequence ATGCCGGCCATTCGAGTCGCCGTTCAAGCCCGCAGTGCGCGGACCGCCCTCAAGCGGCTTCTGCCGCTGGCCAAACAGTGGGGCGCCGTCGCCATCGAGCTCGATGCGCGGGGCGACGCCCATCCCCAGGAGCTGTCGCAGACCGGCCGCCGCCAACTGCGAAAGCTGTTCGACGACTTCGAGCTGCGCGTGGCGGCGGTCGGCTTTCGCACGCGCCGCGGTTATGATGTGACCGACGACTTGGACCGTCGCGTCGAGGCCACCAAGGCGGCGATGAAGCTGGCTTACGACCTGGGCGCCTCGTGGGTGGTGAACCAGGTCGGCCGCGTGCCCGAAAAAGCGGACGGGCCGCGCTGGCAGACGTTGGTCGAGGTGCTCACCGACCTGGGAACGTACGCTCAGCGCGCCGGAGCGCTTTTGGCGGCCGAGACCGGCAGCGAGTCGGCCGGCGACCTGGCCCGCTTGCTGGCCGCTTTGCCCGCCGGCACCGTGGGCGTGACGTTGAATCCCGGAGCGCTGATCATCAACGGCTTTTCGCCGCTGGAGGCGGTGACCGCACTGGGCAGCCAAATCGTCTACGTGCATGCCCAGGACGGCGTGCGCGACCTGGCCCAGGGCCGCGGCATTGAAGTGCAGCTTGGCCGCGGCGCGTCCGATTTTCCGGCGTTGCTCGGCGCGCTGGAAGAGCACAACTACCGCGGCGATTGGACGGTGGTCCGCGAAAAGGCGGAGAATCCTCTTGAAGAACTCGGCCAGGCCGTCAGCTTTTTGAAGAGCCTTTAG
- a CDS encoding recombinase family protein, with amino-acid sequence MKAIGYVRVSTEEQASEGVSLAAQRAKLIAYASLYEIELVEIIEDAGVSAKSLDRPGLKRALQKLKAGEAEGLLVAKLDRLSRSVGDWDTLIKGYFGERAGKQLFSVSDAIDTRTAAGRLVLNILMSVAQWEREAIGERTRDALQHKTSKGERVGRVRYGYSLTPEGEMVEDPRQQAGLRRMRELRACGLSLREIGAKLGEEGFATKDGRPWQAATVKQILDRR; translated from the coding sequence GTGAAAGCCATCGGCTACGTTCGGGTCTCGACGGAAGAGCAGGCCAGCGAAGGTGTCAGCCTCGCCGCACAGCGGGCCAAGCTGATTGCGTATGCGTCGCTCTACGAGATCGAGTTGGTCGAGATTATCGAGGATGCCGGTGTCTCGGCAAAATCGCTCGACCGGCCCGGGCTGAAGCGAGCTCTCCAAAAACTCAAAGCGGGCGAGGCCGAAGGGCTGCTGGTGGCCAAGCTCGACCGCCTCTCGCGGTCGGTCGGCGATTGGGACACGCTCATCAAAGGCTACTTCGGCGAGCGCGCCGGCAAGCAACTCTTTTCGGTGTCCGACGCGATCGATACGCGCACCGCAGCCGGCCGGCTCGTTTTGAACATCTTGATGTCGGTCGCGCAATGGGAGCGCGAAGCGATCGGCGAACGAACTCGCGACGCGCTGCAGCACAAAACCAGCAAAGGCGAGAGAGTAGGGCGGGTCCGCTACGGCTACAGTCTCACGCCCGAGGGCGAAATGGTCGAGGACCCGCGGCAGCAGGCCGGACTGCGGCGGATGCGGGAGCTGCGGGCCTGCGGTCTGAGCTTGCGGGAAATCGGCGCCAAGCTGGGCGAGGAAGGTTTTGCGACGAAGGACGGCCGGCCGTGGCAGGCGGCCACCGTGAAGCAGATTCTGGATCGACGCTAG